From Falco cherrug isolate bFalChe1 chromosome W unlocalized genomic scaffold, bFalChe1.pri SUPER_W_unloc_1, whole genome shotgun sequence, the proteins below share one genomic window:
- the LOC129734874 gene encoding endogenous retrovirus group FC1 Env polyprotein-like encodes MDFCIKFNYTGKNLSRAWDVSPIHPVFRNASIWCNYTANNLSKSSNAPLSLPAGVFFICGDRAWPVIPSHIKGGPCSLGRLSVLTPNTSMILQHRYSRRAKRGVHAFAPDCDDNMQFWSFGQRFIASLLLPGAATGKALATLDKLGCWLAKQTNATSSALSGLLLDVDSVRHATLQNRAAIDFLLLAQGHGCEEFGGMCCMNLSDHSESIHASMQRLKDGVSHLQQSDTWDWLDKLFSGWGISGWLRSLVKMIIYALVAFLFVLLLIPCLLQCLQKLITHSISGVLFVQQEGGDVGQGLKDKSPSTDSLMNRDLLELVGHKPWEPRNKLTADP; translated from the coding sequence atggatttttgcataaaatttaacTACACGGGAAAGAATCTATCTAGGGCATGGGACGTTTCCCCTATTCATCctgtttttagaaatgcaagtaTCTGGTGTAATTACACTGCTAATAACTTGTCTAAATCTAGCAATGCTCCACTCTCATTACCTgctggagtattttttatttgtggtgatCGAGCATGGCCTGTCATTCCTTCTCATATAAAAGGAGGTCCGTGTAGTTTAGGGCGACTTTCCGTCCTGACTCCTAACACATCTATGATTTTACAACATCGCTACTCTCGAAGGGCAAAGCGCGGCGTTCATGCATTTGCCCCCGATTGTGATGATAACATGCAATTTTGGTCCTTTGGCCAACGCTTTATTGCATCTCTTCTGTTGCCTGGAGCTGCTACAGGAAAGGCTCTAGCGACATTAGATAAGCTTGGCTGTTGGCTTGCCAAACAAACTAATGCCACAAGCAGTGCCCTGTCTGGTCTTTTATTAGATGTTGATAGTGTTCGCCATGCgacattacaaaatagagctgcaatagattttttgcttctggcacaAGGTCATGGTTGTGAAGAGTTTGGAGGGATGTGTTGCATGAACCTTTCAGATCATTCGGAATCAATTCATGCTAGCATGCAAAGATTGAAGGATGGAGTTTCTCATCTTCAACAAAGTGATACTTGGGATTGGTTAGATAAACTGTTTAGTGGTTGGGGCATTTCAGGATGGTTAAGAAGTTTAGTGAAGATGATTATATATGctttagttgcttttttgtttgttttattacttataccttgtcttttacaatgcttacaaaaattaataactcattcgatttcaggggttctttttgtgcaacaggaagggggagatgtaggacaaggcctcaaggacaagagtccaagtactgatagcctgatgaatagagacttgttagaacttgtagggcacaagccctgggaaccaaggaacaagctaactgcagacccctga